A single region of the Pseudomonas solani genome encodes:
- a CDS encoding helix-turn-helix domain-containing protein — MDILERSRILNELQQQLASGEITIGEAVRRLRKKVTGLQQARFAQMCKLSLRALRQLEHDESNPTLQTLNSVFNPFGMQVGIVPKASRAGV; from the coding sequence GTGGATATCTTGGAGCGTTCCCGCATCTTGAATGAGCTGCAGCAGCAACTGGCTTCCGGTGAGATCACCATTGGGGAAGCTGTCCGGCGCCTGCGAAAAAAGGTGACCGGGCTACAGCAGGCTCGGTTTGCGCAGATGTGCAAGTTGTCGTTGCGAGCCCTGCGGCAACTGGAGCACGACGAAAGTAATCCCACGTTGCAGACGCTTAACAGTGTGTTCAACCCATTCGGCATGCAGGTCGGAATAGTGCCGAAGGCTTCCCGGGCCGGCGTCTAG
- a CDS encoding carbon storage regulator, producing MQLHEGVCRLGDVVSINLLDGKLGTQVMRLLLTQGIEVEVLEVRGDSVKLAVRAPSGMLIVEELGFSP from the coding sequence GTGCAATTACATGAAGGCGTCTGCCGGCTGGGCGATGTGGTGTCGATCAACCTCCTTGATGGGAAGCTGGGGACGCAGGTCATGCGACTGTTGCTGACCCAGGGGATCGAGGTCGAGGTGCTGGAGGTGCGGGGCGATTCGGTGAAGCTGGCAGTGAGAGCGCCAAGCGGGATGCTGATTGTGGAGGAGCTGGGGTTTTCCCCGTAG
- a CDS encoding XRE family transcriptional regulator, giving the protein MIKERVLTILSWSEIRLPKLEELTGISRYTWSNLKNPSKNREIKEEEILAIAKVYPQFRWWLLTGEVMPEVGQTCLCCITSSPS; this is encoded by the coding sequence ATGATCAAAGAGCGCGTTCTCACCATCCTGTCGTGGTCGGAAATCCGGCTGCCGAAACTTGAGGAGCTGACCGGGATCAGCCGCTACACCTGGAGTAACCTCAAGAACCCCTCCAAGAACAGAGAGATCAAGGAGGAGGAGATCCTGGCAATCGCCAAGGTCTACCCCCAGTTCCGCTGGTGGCTCCTGACAGGTGAGGTGATGCCTGAGGTAGGGCAGACATGTCTCTGCTGCATCACCTCCAGCCCATCATGA
- a CDS encoding helix-turn-helix domain-containing protein produces the protein MKTINSPPYQRLLELLIAARNESGMTQQQLSEKLLRPQSYVSKYERGERRLDVVEFLLVVQSLGAEPFALLREIQPLLDQFGRRQENEID, from the coding sequence ATGAAAACCATCAACTCTCCGCCCTACCAACGCCTGCTCGAATTGCTCATCGCAGCGCGTAATGAGTCGGGTATGACCCAACAGCAACTGTCAGAGAAGCTGCTGCGTCCTCAGTCCTACGTATCCAAATACGAGCGCGGTGAAAGACGGCTCGATGTGGTCGAGTTCCTGCTGGTCGTGCAGAGCCTCGGTGCGGAGCCCTTTGCGCTCTTGCGGGAGATTCAGCCCTTGCTCGATCAATTCGGCAGGCGTCAGGAAAACGAAATCGACTGA